From the Helicobacter sp. MIT 05-5293 genome, one window contains:
- the tatA gene encoding twin-arginine translocase TatA/TatE family subunit encodes MTPPSITQLLIILLIIVLLFGAKKIPELAKGLGSGIKNFKKAVKEDDEEQNASEQSQIKQTTATTENTTLKDSQKQES; translated from the coding sequence ATGACACCCCCTAGCATTACTCAATTGCTGATTATCCTACTCATCATTGTTTTGTTGTTTGGTGCGAAGAAGATTCCCGAACTCGCCAAAGGACTAGGTAGCGGCATCAAAAACTTTAAAAAAGCTGTCAAAGAAGATGACGAAGAGCAAAATGCAAGCGAACAAAGTCAAATCAAGCAAACAACAGCTACGACAGAAAATACAACACTTAAAGATTCTCAAAAACAAGAATCCTAA
- the gmk gene encoding guanylate kinase, with protein sequence MSKGAVLIISGPSGCGKSTLTKALLEEIPHIYFSISTTTRTKREGEIDGVHYHFVNKDQFLQDIKAGVFLEWAEVHTNYYGTSLKPVQKALAEDKIVLFDVDVQGHQSIKEHFGDFAKSIFITTKTKDILRQRLISRQSDDLQTIEFRLIQAHNEMQHIQNFDYVIINDDINTAKEAIIAITRSLKYQQIDRFSEIIRQW encoded by the coding sequence ATGAGCAAGGGAGCTGTGCTTATCATATCAGGACCAAGTGGCTGCGGTAAAAGCACCTTGACCAAAGCCCTTTTGGAGGAAATCCCTCATATTTATTTTTCTATCTCAACGACTACACGCACTAAACGAGAAGGTGAGATTGATGGGGTGCATTATCATTTTGTCAATAAAGATCAGTTTTTACAAGACATTAAGGCGGGTGTCTTTCTCGAATGGGCAGAAGTGCATACAAATTACTATGGCACTTCGCTTAAGCCCGTGCAAAAGGCTCTTGCAGAAGATAAGATCGTGCTTTTTGATGTCGATGTGCAAGGGCATCAAAGTATCAAAGAGCATTTTGGTGATTTTGCAAAATCTATTTTTATCACCACCAAGACAAAAGATATTTTGCGTCAAAGGCTGATTTCTCGCCAAAGTGATGACCTTCAAACTATCGAATTTCGCTTGATTCAAGCACACAACGAAATGCAACATATCCAAAATTTTGACTATGTGATTATCAATGACGATATTAACACCGCAAAAGAAGCTATCATTGCTATCACACGCTCACTCAAATATCAGCAAATTGATCGCTTTAGTGAAATTATCCGCCAATGGTAA
- the argS gene encoding arginine--tRNA ligase, with protein MYHHIKTLLEKICECEVVLEKPKNKELGHFATPVAFSLAKIKRANPKQIAQEIASKLDTCKEFEKVEAVNGYINFFLSSSFLKLSARLFYTDTQNAPLQDSQEKILLEFVSANPTGPLHIGHARGAVYGDALARVGRHLGYAITTEYYINDAGAQIQMLGLSILLAGQEHLLKRNVTYPESYYRGEYIIDLAKLASDHFGTEIFESEDSIPTLAAFGKDRMLEEIKNNLTQVGINFDHFVSEKALYQRWEQTLDTLKAHQGIYESEGKVWIASSTLGDEKDRVIVRDNNEPTYLAGDIIYHQDKFQRSFDRYINIWGADHHGYIARVKAAIHFLGYDENKLEVLLSQMVSLLKGGQPYKMSKRAGNFILMKDVVEDIGADALRFVFLSKKADTHLEFDVDELKKQDSSNPIYYINYANARIHTLLEKSQLKPQDIMQNDKDLDIDFDAKNLLFEALMCPHTIEASFKDREIQKICEYLKNLAANFHSFYNAHKILGTHNEKDLLYVMLIVSKSITLGMSLLGIVAKTRM; from the coding sequence ATGTATCATCACATCAAAACACTCCTTGAAAAAATATGTGAATGCGAAGTCGTGCTTGAAAAGCCTAAGAACAAGGAGCTTGGGCATTTCGCGACACCAGTTGCTTTCAGTCTTGCCAAAATAAAAAGAGCCAATCCTAAACAAATTGCCCAAGAGATTGCCTCAAAACTTGACACTTGTAAAGAATTTGAAAAAGTCGAGGCAGTGAATGGATATATTAATTTTTTCCTCTCATCATCTTTTCTCAAGCTTTCTGCACGGCTTTTTTATACTGATACGCAAAACGCACCCTTGCAAGATTCACAAGAAAAGATCCTGCTTGAATTTGTGAGTGCAAATCCCACAGGACCTTTGCATATCGGACATGCTAGAGGTGCAGTATATGGTGATGCACTTGCACGGGTAGGGAGACATTTAGGATATGCTATCACGACTGAATATTATATCAACGATGCAGGCGCACAGATTCAAATGCTTGGGTTATCAATCCTCCTTGCAGGGCAAGAACATCTCCTTAAACGCAATGTTACCTATCCGGAGAGTTACTATCGCGGGGAATATATTATCGATTTGGCAAAATTAGCGTCTGATCATTTTGGCACAGAGATTTTTGAAAGCGAAGATTCTATCCCTACCCTTGCAGCATTCGGCAAAGATCGTATGCTTGAAGAGATTAAAAATAACCTCACACAAGTGGGTATTAACTTTGATCATTTTGTGAGCGAAAAAGCCCTTTATCAGCGTTGGGAACAAACACTTGATACTCTTAAAGCACATCAGGGTATTTATGAGAGTGAGGGCAAAGTGTGGATTGCCTCCTCAACATTAGGCGATGAAAAAGATCGTGTGATCGTGCGTGATAACAATGAGCCGACTTACCTTGCAGGTGATATTATCTATCATCAGGACAAATTCCAACGCTCTTTTGATCGCTATATCAATATCTGGGGTGCAGACCATCATGGCTATATTGCGCGTGTGAAAGCAGCTATCCACTTTTTGGGCTATGATGAGAACAAACTTGAGGTGCTTCTCTCTCAAATGGTAAGTCTGCTTAAAGGTGGGCAACCCTACAAAATGAGCAAACGTGCGGGGAATTTTATCTTGATGAAAGATGTTGTTGAAGACATCGGTGCAGACGCATTACGCTTTGTGTTTCTCTCTAAAAAAGCTGACACACATTTAGAGTTTGATGTCGATGAACTTAAAAAACAAGATTCTAGTAATCCGATTTATTATATCAACTATGCCAATGCAAGAATCCACACTTTGCTTGAAAAATCGCAATTAAAACCTCAAGACATTATGCAAAATGACAAAGATTTAGACATTGATTTTGATGCAAAAAATCTCCTTTTTGAGGCACTTATGTGTCCGCACACGATTGAAGCAAGCTTCAAAGACCGCGAGATTCAAAAAATTTGTGAATACCTTAAGAATCTTGCTGCAAACTTCCATAGTTTTTACAATGCACACAAGATTTTAGGCACTCATAATGAAAAAGATTTGCTCTATGTGATGCTCATTGTGAGCAAAAGTATCACATTAGGAATGTCTTTGCTAGGTATTGTAGCCAAAACAAGAATGTAA